The genomic region GGCTAGACGTCGTCGATAATGGTCAGGGGTTCGATGTGGATGCGTTGCCGGAGCGTCCCAGCGGGCTCGGCCACCTCGGGCTCGACGCAATGCGCACCCGTGCCCGGGAGTTGGGCGGAGAGCTCATCATCGAGTCCGCGCCGTCAGGCTCCACGGCATTGTCGATCGTGGTGCCAGACGGTGATACTATCAATCGAAAGATTGAGGAGGAAGAATGATTCGTGTCTTGCTTGCCGACGACCACGAGATCGTCCGCCTTGGCCTGCGCGCCATCCTGGAAGAGGCTGACGACATCATCGTCGTGGGGGAGGTGGCGACTGCTGAAGGAGCTATCGCCACAGCTCAGGCAGGTGGAATCGATGTCATCCTCATGGACCTGCGCTTCGGCGCGGGCGCGCAGGGGGCACGGGTGACCACGGGCGCGGAAGCCACCCGCGAGATCCGCGCCTCCATGGAGAATCCGCCGAAGGTGCTCGTGGTGACCAACTACGACACCGACGTGGACATTCTCGGCGCGATTGAAGCCGGTGCTGTCGGCTACCTGCTCAAAGATGCCCCGCCCGCGGAACTCCTGGCCGCTGTGCGCTCCACCGCCAAGGGCGACCAGGCCATGTCCCCGATGGTGCGCGACCGCCTGCAAACCCGCGACCGCACCCCGCGCTCCTCGCTCACCCCGCGTGAGCTCGAGGTGCTTCAGCTTGTCGCCGGGGGCTCCTCGAACCGCGAGATCGGCCAACGCCTCATGCTGTCAGAGGCGACCGTGAAGTCCCACCTCGTCCATATCTACGACAAGCTGGGCGTGCGTTCACGCACGTCAGCAGTGGCATCGGCGCGTGAACAGGGAGTGCTGTAACTCGCAAGCTCGTTACAGCAGGGATTAGCGGAGGGTCTTTTCCTGGATCTCCGCGGTCAGTTTGTTGATGTCGCGGTCGATCGTCTCGTGAGCCAGGCGTCGCTGCGCGTCGTTCATCTGCTCGACATTGTTGACGGCGGCCTCGATCTCGTCGCAACGCACCTCGACATCGCGGCGGAAGTCGTCCTTGAGCGCGTCGTTATTCTGCGCCTGCGAACGGATCGCCTGCACGCGGCCCTTGAGCTCAGCGCCCTGGGTGGAAAAACGCGCCATCTCGTTGGCGGTCAGGCCGGCGGCACGTGCGCGGTCGTTGACCTTGTTCTGCTGGTAGGTGGTCAGTGCGCGGTAAGCGAGCGGGATGAGGATGGGCACCAGGATGCGCGAGGCGCCGACCCACTGCTTGGCCTTCTTCTTGGTCAGGCCGGACTCCTGGATCTTTTGCAGTTCCTTCTTGGCCAGATTCTGCTCGTGCTTGCGCTTGCGCTTCAGGCCCTGCTTCTCCTCTTTCAGCAGGCGCTTTTCAGCCTTGTCCAGCAGCTTGGCCATCTGCTTGTCGTTTTTGGCTTCTTCCTTAGCCAGCTGGCGCGCCTTCGCCTCAGCGGCCTTGATTTCAGCCTTGGTCTTCGCGCGGGATTTGCGGATGGTTTCGAACAGTCCCATGAGTATCTCCTTAAATAACTTGTCCGGTTCAACTTTACCCATCTCTGGCCGTTAGGCTTGGTTTCCGTGAGCGAGGAAACGTCTTTGGTGCGGGCGAGTGACCTTGTCGGTTGCCGTTACCGCCTGCGCCAGCGCATCGCCCACCCCGAGATTCCGCCGCTGCCTGAGGCGGAGCGCCGCCAGCCGCTTATCGACGCCGGACGCGCCGCCGCATTCACCCTCTTGCCTGTCCGAAGAGCCATGGGGGATGGCCGCCGTAAACCCTTCTCGCGCATCGACATCGATCCCGCCGCAGATGTTTTCGCGGCAGAAGGTCACACCCGCGCAGCGCTGGCCAAAGGCGCCACCTTGATCACGAACGGCGCTTTGACCGGGACGATCGACGGGGTGCCGGTGGTGGCGGAGATCGACATCCTCGCCCGTCTTGAAGATGGGACCTACCTGCCCGTGGTGATTTCCAACCACCGCGTCGCCCGGTCGCGCCCATCGGCGACGCTGCGGTTCATCCCCACGCGCCGGTTGGGCCTGGGTAAGCCCCTTGAGGTCCGTGCCAAGCTGCGGCACCACACTATCGACGGGTACCGCGCTGCGCTCGCGCACATACTGCTTGACGACCTCGGATACGCCAGCGGGCAGGCCGCCGCCGTCGGCCAGGACCGCGAACGGGCCTACCTCACTGACGTGACCCGCTATGAGGAGGCGCTCCGCACCGCTCTTGCTTTGCCCACGCCCGACCGCCCGGTGCGCCTGAAACAGTGCGCGACCTGCCGGTTCTGGGAACTGTGCGAGCCGGAGTTGCTCGCAATGGACGATATCTCGCTCGTCTTTCCCGGTCAGCGCGCCGAACCGCTGCGTCTTAAGGGCTTGGAGACAGTCCAGGCCGTTATGGATGCTGATCTTGGCGAGTCCTCCCAGATCGCCCGCGCGTGGCGCGCCGGGATCCCAGTTCTCGCCCGCGACGACTTCGCCCCGCCTGCAGAACTGCGGGCTGATGTTGAAGTGGACATCGACATGGAGGCCTACCTCGACCAGGGTGCCTATCTGTGGGGCGCGTTCGACGGTCAGACGTACCGCGCCTTCTCTACGTGGGAAGAGGTCGGCCCGGATTCCGTGGCCGAGGAGGAGAACTTCGCGGCGTTCTGGAACTGGCTCATGGGCCTGCGCGCTGCTGCTCACGCCGAGGGAAAGGCATTCCGGGCGTATTGCTACGCGGCGGGTGGGGAGAACCACTGGTTGATGGGGTCGGCGCGGCGGTTTGCGTCGATAAGCGAAAACGAAGTCCGCGACTTCATTGCTTCCGACGAGTGGGTCGACGTGTTCACGTGGGTGCGCCGCTTGCTGGTGGGCACGGACGGGCTAGGGCTGAAAGTGGTCGCGCCCATTGCCGGGTACGAATGGGCCGGCGATGTGGACGGGGAAGAGTCAGTGGCGCTGCGCCGTGAAGCGCGCACCGGGGACATGTCCGCGCGGGCGGCGCTGGAGCGCTATAACGAGGACGATTGCCGTGCCACTGCCGCCGTGCGACGGATGCTTATGGCTGGTGCGCCCGGGGTGCCGCGCCTTTCTTCACTGTGAGCGCGAGCCACACTGCGATCGCCGTGAGCGCCACGAGGAATCCAGCGACGACCCCGATGAAGCTCGGCCAGTCGAGGTACTGGAAGAGCCAGCCCGTCAACGCGCCGAGTGCCGACGATCCGACGTAGTAGAAGAACACGTACCCGCTCGAGGCTTCCGCCCTGTCGCGAGTTGCCACTTGGCCCACCCAGCCGGACGCCACCGAGTGCATGGCGAAGAAGCTGGCCGTAAACAGCAGCAACCCGACGAGCGTGACCCACAGGTTCGGGCTGATGAGGATGAGCGCGCCGATGAGCATGAGCACCGCCGTGATCACCATGACCCGGCCGCGCCCGGCGCGCTGCACGTAGTTGCCCGCGCGTGCCGACGACCATGTGCCCGACAAATACATCACGTAGACAAGCCCTGCCAGCGCCGGCGGGAGCCCGAAGTGCTCGATCGCCCGGAAGCCGAACATGTTGTAGACGGAGACGAACATGCCCATGCCCAAAAACGCGCAGGCGTAGAGGGCCACGAGGCGCCAGTCGGTGAGGTGGCGGGCGATAGCTGTCGCCTCGCTGGAGAAGTGCAGCGGTTTCGGCTCGAACTGCTTCTGGTTAGGCAGCAGTGCCCACATGATGCACGCGAACGTCAGAGCCGTGACCGCCCCGGCGAACAGGGCGGTGCGCCAGCCTGCGACCTCTAAGGTGAACGCGGGAACAAGGCGACCGATCAGCCCGCCGATCGAGTTGCCTGCCACGTACAGCCCCATCGCTCCGGCGGAGTCCTCGGCAGCGATTTCCTCCGAGATCCACGTCATCGCCACTGCCGGGGTGCCGGCGATGAGGCAACCCTGGATAAAGCGCATCGCGATGAGCTGCCCGCCTGTTTGCGCCAATGGCAAAGCAAGCCCGAGCGTGGTGGCGAGCAACGCTGAAATGATGAGCACCCTGTCGCGGCCGAACCGTTCCGAAAGGATCGACGCTGGCACGACGCAGAGCGCCAGTCCGCCGGTTGTTGCCGAGACCGTCAGAGCTGCTTGGCCCTCGGTCATGCCGAGCTCGTCAGTCAAGGTGGGCAGCAGAGCCTGCGTGGCGTAGAGCGAGTTGAAGATGGCGAGTCCCGCGAACAGCAGCGCGAACGAGGCGCGCCGGTACTCCGGTGTGCCTTTGCGTATGCCTGCTTGTCTGTCGGGTGCCATAGCTCCTATCCAACTACTCTTCGCCCGAGGGGTCTAATCCGGGCAGGTCAGGGCGTCGATAAGCAATTAAGCGCATTTAATGTTGCATAAACCTTGCTTGTTTAGGTCAGCCTTACTTATAGTGAAAGGCGAGTTCGGAACTCCGCCGATCTCGTTGCGAAAATCAGGTTACGCACCCAGGCACCTCCAGCCCCGGGAATGCGTGAAGGGACCGCCACTTTCTGGGTAGTGGCGGTCCCTTTCAGCTTGAAGCGACTTTCGCGCTTCAAGCAGTCAAGCGATGGTTAGGCGGAGGCCTTAGCGTAACGCTCGGCGACGTCCTCCCAGTTGACAACGTTCCAGAATGCCTTGGCGTAGTCAGCCTTGACGTTCTTGTACTGCAGGTAGAACGCGTGCTCCCACATGTCCAGCATGAGCAGCGGGGTGAAGTCAACGGAGATGTTGCCCTGCTGGTCGGTCAGCTGCTGGATGATCAGGCGACCAGCGATGTGGTCGTAGCCCAGCACCGCCCAGCCGGAGCCGTGGATGGAGGTTGCAACGCCCTCGAACTGCTTCTGGAAAGCCTCGAAGGAGTTGAAGTCGCGGTTGATGGCCTCAGCGATCTCGCCGGTCGGCTCGCCGCCACCGTTCGGGGACATGTTCTGCCAGAAGATGGTGTGGTTCGTGTGGCCACCCAGGTTGAACGCCAGGTTCTTGGACAGGGCGCGCAGCTTGTCCGGGTTAGCCTCGCCGTTGCGCTCCTCCTCGAGAGCCTCCAGGGCAGCGTTAGCGCCAGCGACGTAGTTCGCGTGGTGCTTGTCGTGGTGCAGCTCCATAATCTCAGCGGAGATGTGCGGCTCCAGAGCGTCGTATGCGTACGGCAGATCAGGAAGAGTGTAAACAGCCATTGTTCTAAGACCTTTCGTATGGGTGATTGGCTTACGTGGCCCATGATAGGGAAATTTGCCAGGGTGGGGGTCTGGGCCAATTCGGGCGGGAATCTTCCGCGGCACACGGCCGTTATGGAAGGCATGGCATTCTTCTTCGGACGCGCCCCTGAACTCACCGACCCGGACCGCACTCTGCCCGGCCGCCCGGACCCGGTCCTGAACAACCCGCGCCCGCACGCAGTGCTGGGCACGCCGATCACCGGCCCGTGGCGTGAGGGACAGAAACGCCTGCTCATCGGCATCGGCTGCTTCTGGGGTGCAGAGAAAATGTACTGGGAGACCCCCGGTGTGGAGTCCACGTCCGTCGGCTACGGCGGCGGCGTGACCCCGAACCCGACCTACCGCGAGGTGTGCAGTGGGGCCACCAACCACGTCGAGCTGGTCGAGGTGGTCTACGACCCGGAGCAGATCAGCCTGAAGGAACTGGTCAGAATGGCGCTCGAGGCGCATGACCCGACGCAGGGCTACCGCCAGGGAAATGACGTGGGCACCCAATACCGCTCTGCGTTCTACACCGATACTGAAGAAGAGGCGGAGCAGATCCGCCAATGGGTGACCGAATACGGCAAACAGCTCGAGCAGGCCGGCTTCGGCGCCATCACTACCGAGGTCGCGGCCGGGCAGGACTATTACCTCGCCGAAGACGAGCACCAGCAGTACCTGCACAAAGTTCCGAACGGCTACTGCCCGCACCACTCCACGGGCGTGGCCTGCGGAATCTAGTTAGCGCCTTTAGCTCGGCGCGCCAGAGACATCCGTGAACGCCTGCCGCGCCGACTCGGCAGCCTGTCGGGCGCTCTCCTTTGCCGCAGAGGCAGAGGTGGCGCGGATGCGGGTGGAGTCCTTGTGGATCCACTCGGAGATCGCCGCCAGCTCCTCGTCGGAGAAGCCGGCATCCAAGACAGCGTTCCAGTACGCCACGGTCTCATCGTGGTACTGGTGGCCGTGTCCGCCGGGCGGATCCTGGGAGGTCAACTGGTCCACGCCGATCTGCCACCAGGTGATGAATGGCACCCAGCGCATGTTCTGCAAAGTGTCCACATGCATCGCCTCCGGTGCGCGCTCACCGCGGGAGCCGGGCTCCTTCAGCCAATCCGGCGCCCTGAACAGCAGGGTCAGGTCCCACCAGACGATCGGGTCGGACGCGTGCTGGGCGAAGACGGCGCGGGGGAACTCCCACTCGTTGTCGTACTCGGAACCGTCGAACGTCTTCTCCAGGTGATCAGGGTGGGCAGTGAAGCGCACGCTGCGGCCACCGTCGACAACCGGCACGCGCTGCGGGGAACCTTCGTCGCGGTTCTGGGTCAGCTGAGCGTGGGTCTTGGTGAAGCCAGGCGCACCGGTGAACACCCCACCGTCGACATTGGCACGGAACTCCTCGAGGTTCTCAAAAGCGTCGGCAAGCCCGTAGGCGCCGAGCGATTCGCCGCCGAGGTAGAGCTTCGGCCGCTCGTCTTCCGGCATGGCGTCGATACGCTCCTTCACCGCGCCAATGAGAATCTTCGCGCTGCGCACCGGCACCTCGCGGTCAGAGGCGTAGGAGTAGGCCGACGGCATGAACGAGTACTGAATCGCCACGATGGCGCTGTCACCGCGGTTCAAGAACTCGAACCCGGAGGTGTGGAAGTCATTGATCCAGCCCGTGCCGGCCGAGGACATCACAGCGATGGACTTCCGCGACCACGCATCAGTGCGGTCCATCTCGCGCAGCACCATCTTGGCTTGCTCCTCCGGCGAGC from Corynebacterium genitalium ATCC 33030 harbors:
- a CDS encoding TM0106 family RecB-like putative nuclease, producing the protein MVSVSEETSLVRASDLVGCRYRLRQRIAHPEIPPLPEAERRQPLIDAGRAAAFTLLPVRRAMGDGRRKPFSRIDIDPAADVFAAEGHTRAALAKGATLITNGALTGTIDGVPVVAEIDILARLEDGTYLPVVISNHRVARSRPSATLRFIPTRRLGLGKPLEVRAKLRHHTIDGYRAALAHILLDDLGYASGQAAAVGQDRERAYLTDVTRYEEALRTALALPTPDRPVRLKQCATCRFWELCEPELLAMDDISLVFPGQRAEPLRLKGLETVQAVMDADLGESSQIARAWRAGIPVLARDDFAPPAELRADVEVDIDMEAYLDQGAYLWGAFDGQTYRAFSTWEEVGPDSVAEEENFAAFWNWLMGLRAAAHAEGKAFRAYCYAAGGENHWLMGSARRFASISENEVRDFIASDEWVDVFTWVRRLLVGTDGLGLKVVAPIAGYEWAGDVDGEESVALRREARTGDMSARAALERYNEDDCRATAAVRRMLMAGAPGVPRLSSL
- a CDS encoding MFS transporter; the encoded protein is MAPDRQAGIRKGTPEYRRASFALLFAGLAIFNSLYATQALLPTLTDELGMTEGQAALTVSATTGGLALCVVPASILSERFGRDRVLIISALLATTLGLALPLAQTGGQLIAMRFIQGCLIAGTPAVAMTWISEEIAAEDSAGAMGLYVAGNSIGGLIGRLVPAFTLEVAGWRTALFAGAVTALTFACIMWALLPNQKQFEPKPLHFSSEATAIARHLTDWRLVALYACAFLGMGMFVSVYNMFGFRAIEHFGLPPALAGLVYVMYLSGTWSSARAGNYVQRAGRGRVMVITAVLMLIGALILISPNLWVTLVGLLLFTASFFAMHSVASGWVGQVATRDRAEASSGYVFFYYVGSSALGALTGWLFQYLDWPSFIGVVAGFLVALTAIAVWLALTVKKGAAPRAHQP
- a CDS encoding alpha/beta-hydrolase family protein — protein: MMVEPLKDSLGSFRDRLTSTVKELWPRRNHAVRVPIYAVQILADLTPVVRMAGLRRLPDNFATGIIGAEAATWLAISPSLLPHPWWVTAANVAGCQAAGHTVGVGLANFVANASESVGWQAPRRFRQRTAVPVQLVMGAATVIAYATAAYRRPEHESLVENETKLGPLQTLAGIGVGSIGYGVLLLIGEGIQVTVDRLNKEFGRVLPSAASWPLAITALGAAGLLLTDKVVVRAVLSKAYQNADELNREFLPGATKPREKERSGSPASLERWKYLGRQGRAVVAGGPRSADLKKVLGGEVKEPIRIFIGLKDRSPEEQAKMVLREMDRTDAWSRKSIAVMSSAGTGWINDFHTSGFEFLNRGDSAIVAIQYSFMPSAYSYASDREVPVRSAKILIGAVKERIDAMPEDERPKLYLGGESLGAYGLADAFENLEEFRANVDGGVFTGAPGFTKTHAQLTQNRDEGSPQRVPVVDGGRSVRFTAHPDHLEKTFDGSEYDNEWEFPRAVFAQHASDPIVWWDLTLLFRAPDWLKEPGSRGERAPEAMHVDTLQNMRWVPFITWWQIGVDQLTSQDPPGGHGHQYHDETVAYWNAVLDAGFSDEELAAISEWIHKDSTRIRATSASAAKESARQAAESARQAFTDVSGAPS
- a CDS encoding LuxR C-terminal-related transcriptional regulator, which codes for MIRVLLADDHEIVRLGLRAILEEADDIIVVGEVATAEGAIATAQAGGIDVILMDLRFGAGAQGARVTTGAEATREIRASMENPPKVLVVTNYDTDVDILGAIEAGAVGYLLKDAPPAELLAAVRSTAKGDQAMSPMVRDRLQTRDRTPRSSLTPRELEVLQLVAGGSSNREIGQRLMLSEATVKSHLVHIYDKLGVRSRTSAVASAREQGVL
- the msrA gene encoding peptide-methionine (S)-S-oxide reductase MsrA, whose amino-acid sequence is MAFFFGRAPELTDPDRTLPGRPDPVLNNPRPHAVLGTPITGPWREGQKRLLIGIGCFWGAEKMYWETPGVESTSVGYGGGVTPNPTYREVCSGATNHVELVEVVYDPEQISLKELVRMALEAHDPTQGYRQGNDVGTQYRSAFYTDTEEEAEQIRQWVTEYGKQLEQAGFGAITTEVAAGQDYYLAEDEHQQYLHKVPNGYCPHHSTGVACGI
- a CDS encoding superoxide dismutase; translation: MAVYTLPDLPYAYDALEPHISAEIMELHHDKHHANYVAGANAALEALEEERNGEANPDKLRALSKNLAFNLGGHTNHTIFWQNMSPNGGGEPTGEIAEAINRDFNSFEAFQKQFEGVATSIHGSGWAVLGYDHIAGRLIIQQLTDQQGNISVDFTPLLMLDMWEHAFYLQYKNVKADYAKAFWNVVNWEDVAERYAKASA
- a CDS encoding DUF6474 family protein, translated to MGLFETIRKSRAKTKAEIKAAEAKARQLAKEEAKNDKQMAKLLDKAEKRLLKEEKQGLKRKRKHEQNLAKKELQKIQESGLTKKKAKQWVGASRILVPILIPLAYRALTTYQQNKVNDRARAAGLTANEMARFSTQGAELKGRVQAIRSQAQNNDALKDDFRRDVEVRCDEIEAAVNNVEQMNDAQRRLAHETIDRDINKLTAEIQEKTLR